The Deltaproteobacteria bacterium genome includes the window CCGGTTTCGTTTTCCCGGTACCGGTCGAGATCGAGCTTGAAGAACTCGTCCTGTTCTTTTCGTTTCTGTTCTGAAACGTATTCGGTCGGCGCCGTTCCTTCCAGGTAGCATCCGTACACGTATTTCCGGTCGTCCGGATTTGCCAGCAGCCCCGTTTCGGGGTCTATCTTCACGAATTCGAGTCCTTCGGGCGGTGTGAAATATTCGACCGCCGTACCGGCGAGAACATCCTGCAGGTAATAGAGCGTGATGGGGCTGGCGGCCCGGGACCCCGTTTCGAATTTTCCCAGTTGCCGGAGGTCGTCATATCCGACCCAGACCCCCGTGACCAGGGAGGGTGTGAACCCCATGTACCAGGCATCTTTCAGGTCGTTCGTGGTGCCTGTCTTTCCTGCCGTGGGCCGGCCGAGGGCCCGCATCCGCCAGCCGGTACCCCGTGAAACCACTTCCTGAAGGAGATGAGATGTCATGTAGGTAATACGGGGGTCCACGACCTGTTCCGTCCGCGGTGTCTGTTCCTCTATGGTTCGGCCGGTACGGTCCACGATCCTTTCAATATAATAGGGTTGCACCAGCTTCCCCCTGTTGGCGAAGACCCCGTAAGCCCTGACCATTTCAAGGAGGGTCAGGCTTGAACTTCCCAGGGCCATGGAAAGATCCCGGGTCAGGGGCGATTCGATCCCCATATTGGAGGCGTAATCGGCCGCGTAATCGATCCCTATGTCCTTGAGCAGTTTTATCGTCACCAGGTTCCGGGATTTAACAAGACCGGTGGCCAGTGTCGTGGGTCCGTAAAATCGTTCTTCGTAATTCTGCGGTTTCCAGGTGCTGTCACGCAGGGTGTCTTCGAATATAATGGGCGTGTCCATGATGATCGTCGAAGGGGTGAACCCCCTGTCGAAGGCCGCCGTGTAAATGAAAGGCTTGAACGATGAACCCGGCTGCCGGTGCGCCTGGGTCGCCCGGTTGAATTCGCTCTTCCGGTAACTGCGGCCCCCGACCATGGCCCTGATTTTTCCGGTTTCCGCCTCCATGCTCAGAAGTGCCCCCTGTACCTCCGGTTCCTGTTCCAGGGCGGCCCTGAAGGATATGAGCGGCATCTTCTCTGCGGGTTCTTCGACGGGCGGTGCGTCCGACGCCGGCTTTTCTTCAACGAGATCCATGATTCTGACGAGGATGACATCGCCGGCCTTGAGCACTTCGGCGGGATCTTTGACCTTTGCCGTATTGTAGGCGACTTTCGGGTCCGGTTCCCGGGCCCAGGACATGTCTTCGAGCTTCATGGTCCCTTTGTATCTGCCGATCCCGAGCGACACTTCGTCGGCCTCGCTGTCGACACCGGTCACCAGCGCCTGGGTGATTTCCTCACTCTCCAGGGGTCTCTCCCCCTGTTCATCATCCATTTCTGCAAGAAATGAAGCTGTTCTGTCAGCCGGTATGTGTTTGAGCGCTCCCCGGTACCCCTGCCGCTTGTCCAGTTCCCTGAGCCCCGCCAGGACGGCCTTCCGGGCGGCCTTTTGCGCTTCGATGTCCAATGTGGTGTATACTTCGAGGCCTTCCCGGTACAGGACATCGCTGCTGTATTTCGACTGGATGTAACGGCGGACGTTTTCGGTAAAATAGGGGGCTATTTTTTCCTGCTCCCTTGCTTCTTTCAGGTTCACCGGCGCGTTGAGGGCGAGTTCCTTTTCATTGTCCGTGATATGCCCGTCCTCGGCCATCCGGTTGAGAACGTAGATCTGCCGGTTGCGGGCCCGCTCGGGGTGATTATAGGGAGAATACCGGCTCGGCGCCTTTGGGAGTCCCGCCAGCAGGGCTGCCTGTGCAAGGGTCAGGTCCCGGGCCTGTTTTCCGAAGTACCGCTGGGCGGCCGCCTCAATTCCGTATGTGCCATGGCCCAGGTATATCTGGTTCAGATAGAGGTTCAGGATCTCGTATTTTTTCAGGTACCGGTCGATGCGATACGCCAGGATCGCCTCTTTGAGTTTCCGGATGTAGCTTTTTTCGGGTGTCAGAAACAGGGATTTGGCAACCTGTTGCGTTATGGTGCTCCCGCCCTGGACGATCCTTCCGGCCCGAAGGTTCTTTATGAATGCACGGGCGATACTCTTGGTGTCGACCCCCCGGTGCTCGAAGAAGCGGGCGTCCTCTGCGGCCACGAAGGCCATGATGACGAACTTCGGCAGTTCTCCAACACGGACGACCTTTCGATCTTCCAGATAAAATTCGTCGATCAGTTCCCCCTTGCTTGCGTATACGCGAGTGATGATGCTCGGCCGGTAATCCTTCAGCGAGGCGATGCTCGGTAATTCATTGACGATAGTATAGAGAAATAAAGAGATTCCTCCGGCGCCGAGGATAAAAAGAAGCACAATGGCCATGAGGATCTTTTTTCCCGGGCCCCTTCCTTTTTTCCCGGTATCGCCTTTTTTCCTGATCGAGCGGGTTTCTGCTTTCATGCCTTTTCAGTAACGTCCCCTTTGTCCGGTTCTTCCGCGTTCCGTGCACGCTTTCTCTCGCCCAGTCTGACGATCCAGACACTGATCTCATAAAGGATCATGAGAGGAACCGCCATCAGGCACTGGGTGACGACGTCGGGAGGCGTCAGAAGCGCGGCGATGATAAATATGAGAAGGATCGCGTATTTCCTCTGCGTTGTGAGGGTTTTTGAGGAGACCATGCCGATCCTGGCAAGAAAGTACATGAATATGGGAAGTTCAAAAATGACGCCGAAGGCTATGAGGAGCTTCATGGAAAATGACAGGTATTCCCGGATGGAGAACATGGGTTTGATGAAGTCCGTGGTGAATCCCACAAAGAACTTGAATCCCAGAGGAAAAACCAGAAAATAGGCGAACAGCGCTCCGCTCAGGAAAAAGATGGTCGAAAACATGACAAAAGGGACGACATACCGCTTTTCCGATGAATAGAGCCCCGGCGATATGAATTTCCATATCTGAAACAGGGTATAGGGACTGGTCAGAAACAGGGAACCGAGGAGCGAGACCTTGAGATAGGTGAAAAAGGCCTCGGGGAGGCTCGTGAATATGAGAACGCTTTGGTCGGGGAGTTGCGTTACCAGGGGACGGGCCAGGATCTCAAAAAGCTTTTCCTTGAAAAAGTAACAGGCCACAAATCCGATGCCGACGGCAATGATGATATGAAGAAGCCTGGTTCTCAGCTCCTCCAGGTGTGTCGTCACGGGCATTTTTTCGTTGACATGTTCCGTCATAACAGAAATGGGCTATGCATCATGGAAGGCATCGGGGGATCGGGACGCTCAGCTCTCTTTTTTTTCTTCTTCGGCTTTCGTATCCTTCAACGTTTCCAGCGTAACAGAATCCTTGATATCCCTGACATCATTCTTTATCTCATCGACGTGAAGGGATTCCTTGACATCCTCTGTGGCTTTTCTGAATTCGGCAAATCCCTTTCCGAGAGACTTCGCGAGGTCGGGGAGACGCTTGGGACCGATGATGATGAGTGCGATTACCAGAATCACGATCAGTTCCGGCATACCGATGCCAAACATTTGGTGCTCCCTTCATAAAGAATAACAGCAGACTATATATTCTTTTGAATCTTTGTCAATCTGTTTTCATGGATTGCATTTCATATGTGCCTGTGTTAAAAATCTCCGTTCTTTGCAATGAAAACAGGGATGGTGGCGTTATGGACTCAATGACGGGAATTGTCCGGGACCGCCGGTATCTCGATCACGACCCGGGGTCCTACCACCCGGAGTCTCCGAGACGGCTCGAAGCGATCTACACCATACTTGACGGGGAGGATATGAGGGACCGGTTCGTTTCCGTGGAGTCCCGGTTCGCCACTCGCGATGAGATCGCCATGAACCATTCAGCATGGTATGTCGACCTTGTCGCCGGAACGGCGGGAAAACGCCATGCCTCCCTTGACGTGGATACCCAGACATCGCCGAGGTCATACGAGACGGCGCTGCTGGCGGCAGGCGGGTTTCTGAACGCGGTCGAACGTGTTGCCGCCGGTGAACTGAGGAATGCTTTCGCACTGGTCCGCCCCCCCGGCCATCATGCCGAAGCTGACGGCGCCGCCGGGTTCTGCATATTCAACAATATCGCCATCGGCGCCCGGCTCGCGCTGAAAAAGCTGCGGATGGAACGCGTTCTCATTGTCGATTGGGACCTGCATCACGGCAACGGCACGCAGCACTCTTTCTACACGGAACCGCGGGTGCTGTATTTTTCAACCCACCAGTATCCCTTTTATCCCGGGACGGGGCGCATTGCGGAGATCGGATCGCGGGACGGTCTGGGGTACACGATCAATGTTCCCCTTCCGCGTGGTCCCGGTGACGGCGAATACGTCCGGATATACAGGCAGATCCTGGAACCTGTCGCCCACGCGTACCGGCCCGACCTGGTTCTCCTCTCGGCGGGGTTCGATATCTACCGCAAGGACCCTCTGGGAGGCATGAACCTGTCCGTTCCCGGCTTTGCGAGCCTGACCCGCATCCTGATGAATATCGCCGATGCCTGTTGCGACGGCCGCTTCGTGATAACCCTTGAGGGAGGCTATAATATCGACGGTCAGGCCCAGGGGGTGAAGGCCGTCCTGAAGGAAATGAGGAACGACACGATGGTTTCGGAGGATTTCCTGGCACGGCTGGACAACGAATCGGACCGGCGGAGCATCGACCCGATCATTCAAAAGGTGATCGAACAGATCAAGCCCCTCTGGCAGGTGTTCTGAGACGTGAAACGAAAATTGGAAGAAGAAGGATAAAACAGCTTTGCACTCAGGCACTTATTTTATATATATGGAGGCCATCACGTGAAATTGACAAAGGCGGAAGTTGAGCACGTAGCCCATCTCGCGCGGCTCACCATTTCCGAGGAAGAAAAGGACATGTTCACGTCCCAGCTCAACGATATCCTGCTGTACATGGATATCCTGAACAGGATCGACACGGGCGGCATCGAGCCCATGACCCATGCCATATCGCTGGAGAACGCCCTGAGGGATGATGTCCGGCAGGAATCCCTTGGAACGGAGGCGAGCCTGGCGAACGCCCCCGACGATGCCGGTGATTGTTTCAAGGTGCCGCGCGTTATCGAATAAGAGGAACACCATGGAAAGCAGCAGTTTAACGATCCACGAATTACAGACGCTCCTTCGGGACGGGAAGGTGACGGCCACTGAGTTAACGGAATCGGTCTTCAATCGGATAGATGCCGTTGAGGATAAGGTCCATGCCTACATCACCCTCACCCGGGACGACGCCTTCGCCATGGCCGAACAGGCCGACAGGGATATCAGTGAGGGGAAGTTCCGGGAACTGACGGGCATTCCCGTAGCGCTGAAGGATAATATGTGTACGAAGGACGTGAGGACCACCTGCGCGTCCCGTATCCTCGGAAACTTCATTCCTCCCTATGACGCCACGGTCGTCGAGAAGCTGCGCGCCGCCGGTGCCGTATTCACGGGGAAAACGAACCTGGATGAATTCGCCATGGGCTCGTCAACGGAGATGTCCTGTTTTGGCGTGACCCGCAATCCCTGGGACCTGGAGCGTATCCCCGGCGGTTCCAGCGGCGGTTCTGCCGTGGCTGTGGCAACGGACGAATGCATCGCGGCCCTGGGGTCCGATACGGGCGGTTCCATACGGCAGCCGGCGTCGCACTGCGGCGTGGTAGGGATGAAACCGACCTATGGGCGCGTGTCTCGGTACGGCCTTGTCGCCTTTGCCTCCTCACTCGACCAGATCGGTCCCCTGACGAAGGACGTTGAGGACTGCGCCATCATGATGAACGTCATATCCGGATACGACCCGAGGGAATCTACATCGGTTCCTGCGGATGTCCCCGACTACCGCCGGTTCGTGGACCGGGGTATCGAGGGCTGGACCGTGGGCATTCCCCGGGAATACTTTACCGAGGGGATCGATCCCGAGGTCGAAACGGCGGTGAAAAAGGCCGTTTCCACCATGGAGGCCCTGGGTGCGCGGTGCCGGGAGATCTCCATTCCACACACGGAATACTGTGTTGCCATCTACTACATCATCGCGCCCTCTGAGGCGAGCTCCAATCTTGCCCGATTCGACGGTGTCCGCTACGGTTTCCGGGCCGCCGGCGAGACGGAACTGCTGCAGATGTACAAGGCAACGCGCTCGGCGGGCTTCGGTGACGAGGTGAAGCGGCGGATCATGATCGGCACCTACGCCCTCTCGGCGGGGTATTACGATGCTTATTACAAGAAGGCTTCGCAGGTGCGGCGGCTTCTCCGTGACGATTTCGACCGGGCCTTCAAGGAATGTGACATCATCCTGACGCCGACCTGCCCGACGGCTGCCTTCCGGATCGGTGAAAAGACGGATGACCCTCTCCAGATGTACCTTTCCGATATATTCACCCTCTCCGTCAACCTGGCTGGAATACCGGGACTGGTGGTACCCTGCGGGTACACGGGGAACGGACTTCCCGTGGGGGTCCAGTTTCTCGCGGGTCACTTTCAGGAGGGCATGCTCATCCAGGCCGCCGCGGCCTATGAGCGAGCGTCAGAAGGAGAGAAAAGGAGACCGGCGTTATAATGGAATACGAACCTGTCATCGGGCTGGAAGTGCATGCCCAGCTCTCAACGGATACGAAAATATTCTGCGGTTGCTCGACCGGATTCGGAGATGTCCCCAACAGCAATACCTGTCCCATCTGCATCGGCCTGCCGGGAGTGCTGCCCGTTCTGAACCGGAAGGTCGTCGAGTATACCGTAAAAATGGCGCTTGCCA containing:
- the gatC gene encoding Asp-tRNA(Asn)/Glu-tRNA(Gln) amidotransferase subunit GatC, with amino-acid sequence MKLTKAEVEHVAHLARLTISEEEKDMFTSQLNDILLYMDILNRIDTGGIEPMTHAISLENALRDDVRQESLGTEASLANAPDDAGDCFKVPRVIE
- a CDS encoding PBP1A family penicillin-binding protein — translated: MKAETRSIRKKGDTGKKGRGPGKKILMAIVLLFILGAGGISLFLYTIVNELPSIASLKDYRPSIITRVYASKGELIDEFYLEDRKVVRVGELPKFVIMAFVAAEDARFFEHRGVDTKSIARAFIKNLRAGRIVQGGSTITQQVAKSLFLTPEKSYIRKLKEAILAYRIDRYLKKYEILNLYLNQIYLGHGTYGIEAAAQRYFGKQARDLTLAQAALLAGLPKAPSRYSPYNHPERARNRQIYVLNRMAEDGHITDNEKELALNAPVNLKEAREQEKIAPYFTENVRRYIQSKYSSDVLYREGLEVYTTLDIEAQKAARKAVLAGLRELDKRQGYRGALKHIPADRTASFLAEMDDEQGERPLESEEITQALVTGVDSEADEVSLGIGRYKGTMKLEDMSWAREPDPKVAYNTAKVKDPAEVLKAGDVILVRIMDLVEEKPASDAPPVEEPAEKMPLISFRAALEQEPEVQGALLSMEAETGKIRAMVGGRSYRKSEFNRATQAHRQPGSSFKPFIYTAAFDRGFTPSTIIMDTPIIFEDTLRDSTWKPQNYEERFYGPTTLATGLVKSRNLVTIKLLKDIGIDYAADYASNMGIESPLTRDLSMALGSSSLTLLEMVRAYGVFANRGKLVQPYYIERIVDRTGRTIEEQTPRTEQVVDPRITYMTSHLLQEVVSRGTGWRMRALGRPTAGKTGTTNDLKDAWYMGFTPSLVTGVWVGYDDLRQLGKFETGSRAASPITLYYLQDVLAGTAVEYFTPPEGLEFVKIDPETGLLANPDDRKYVYGCYLEGTAPTEYVSEQKRKEQDEFFKLDLDRYRENETGETGEGELLPP
- a CDS encoding histone deacetylase — translated: MTGIVRDRRYLDHDPGSYHPESPRRLEAIYTILDGEDMRDRFVSVESRFATRDEIAMNHSAWYVDLVAGTAGKRHASLDVDTQTSPRSYETALLAAGGFLNAVERVAAGELRNAFALVRPPGHHAEADGAAGFCIFNNIAIGARLALKKLRMERVLIVDWDLHHGNGTQHSFYTEPRVLYFSTHQYPFYPGTGRIAEIGSRDGLGYTINVPLPRGPGDGEYVRIYRQILEPVAHAYRPDLVLLSAGFDIYRKDPLGGMNLSVPGFASLTRILMNIADACCDGRFVITLEGGYNIDGQAQGVKAVLKEMRNDTMVSEDFLARLDNESDRRSIDPIIQKVIEQIKPLWQVF
- the tatC gene encoding twin-arginine translocase subunit TatC, with the protein product MPVTTHLEELRTRLLHIIIAVGIGFVACYFFKEKLFEILARPLVTQLPDQSVLIFTSLPEAFFTYLKVSLLGSLFLTSPYTLFQIWKFISPGLYSSEKRYVVPFVMFSTIFFLSGALFAYFLVFPLGFKFFVGFTTDFIKPMFSIREYLSFSMKLLIAFGVIFELPIFMYFLARIGMVSSKTLTTQRKYAILLIFIIAALLTPPDVVTQCLMAVPLMILYEISVWIVRLGERKRARNAEEPDKGDVTEKA
- the gatA gene encoding Asp-tRNA(Asn)/Glu-tRNA(Gln) amidotransferase subunit GatA translates to MESSSLTIHELQTLLRDGKVTATELTESVFNRIDAVEDKVHAYITLTRDDAFAMAEQADRDISEGKFRELTGIPVALKDNMCTKDVRTTCASRILGNFIPPYDATVVEKLRAAGAVFTGKTNLDEFAMGSSTEMSCFGVTRNPWDLERIPGGSSGGSAVAVATDECIAALGSDTGGSIRQPASHCGVVGMKPTYGRVSRYGLVAFASSLDQIGPLTKDVEDCAIMMNVISGYDPRESTSVPADVPDYRRFVDRGIEGWTVGIPREYFTEGIDPEVETAVKKAVSTMEALGARCREISIPHTEYCVAIYYIIAPSEASSNLARFDGVRYGFRAAGETELLQMYKATRSAGFGDEVKRRIMIGTYALSAGYYDAYYKKASQVRRLLRDDFDRAFKECDIILTPTCPTAAFRIGEKTDDPLQMYLSDIFTLSVNLAGIPGLVVPCGYTGNGLPVGVQFLAGHFQEGMLIQAAAAYERASEGEKRRPAL
- the tatB gene encoding twin-arginine translocase subunit TatB → MFGIGMPELIVILVIALIIIGPKRLPDLAKSLGKGFAEFRKATEDVKESLHVDEIKNDVRDIKDSVTLETLKDTKAEEEKKES